The Streptomyces sp. NBC_01244 genome contains a region encoding:
- a CDS encoding ATP-dependent helicase, translated as MSGTALDSFSPATRSWFTGAFVSPTSAQEGAWRAIGAGSDVLVVAPTGSGKTLAAFLAALDQLASTPPPAEPKKRCRVLYISPLKALAVDVERNLRSPLTGIRQESVRLGLPEPEIRVGIRSGDTPPAERRALVTRPPDILITTPESLFLMLTSAAREALAGIETVILDEVHAVAGTKRGAHLALSLERLDELLPRPARRIGLSATVRPVEEVARYLAPRGKVEIVQPPSTKEFDLSVVVPVEDMGELGGSPATEGKEGGDKPSIWPHVEERIADLVQAHRSTIVFANSRRLAERLCNRLNEIAYERATGGPLPEGPPPAEIMAQSGAAQGAPPLLARAHHGSVSKEQRALVEEDLKAGRLPAVVATSSLELGIDMGAVDLVIQVESPPSVASGLQRVGRAGHQVGAVSTGVVFPKYRGDLVQAAVVTERMRTGSIESLRIPSNPLDVLAQQLVAMTAMDTWQLDDLLALVRRAAPFAALPDSAFTAVLDMLAGRYPSDAFAELRPRVVWDRVAGTITGRPGAQRLAVTSGGTIPDRGLFGVFLAGADPKKGGGRVGELDEEMVYESRVGDVFTLGTTSWRIVDITRDRVLVTPAPGVPGRLPFWKGDQLGRPLELGRAVGAFLRELGGLTAEDARVRLLAAGLDAWAAENVLSYLAEQREACGHVPDDRTIVVERFRDELGDWRVVVHSPFGAQVHAPWALALGARLSERYGMDAQVMHADDGIVLRLPDADLLNMDLDLLDHDPARGPSSASFDFDDDKPPLGAADVAFDHGDVQQIVTDQVGGSALFASRFRECAARALLLPRRNPGKRTPLWQQRQRASQLLQVASEFGSFPIVLEAVRECLQDVFDVPGLTELMGDIEARRVRLVEVTTVEPSPFARSLLFGYVAQFLYEGDSPLAERRAAALSLDSRLLAELLGQAELRELLDAEVLTELERELQWMTEDRRAKDAESVADLLRLLGPLTPEELTARGADPQWAQSLSASRRAIRVRIGGADHWAAIEDAGRLRDALGTALPVGVPEAFTEPVKDPLGDLLARYARTHGPFTTVTAAARFGLGTAVTDGALHRLAAAGRVVQGEFHPAGIGQEWCDATVLRRLRRRSLAALRQELEPVPPASLATFLPQWQHLGGALRGVDGLARAIEQLQGAAVPASALERLILPSRVADYSPTLLDELTTTGEVIWAGAGALPGKDGWISLYLAEAAPLLLPQPHPLELSPLHEAVLSALSGGYGLFFRQLTDRVRALHPDASDADLSSAVWDLAWSGRLTNDTLAPLRSLLGSGRTAGATAHRARRTIPRGRYGTLTTPASRTGPPTVSGRWSLLPVHAADPTHRAHALARTLLDRHGVVTRGAVAAEGVEGGFSAVYRVLSAFEDSGQARRGYVVEGLGAAQFAMDGAVDRLRAAERTPPPLAAVVLAAADPANAYGAALPWPEPPSGATHKPGRKAGSLVVLVDGELTLYLERGGKTLLAWPDPDAPHLTAALTALTTASRKGTLPTLTLERINAAPALTSPYAPPVEATGFHATPQGLRLRH; from the coding sequence ATGTCCGGTACCGCGCTCGACTCGTTCTCCCCCGCGACCCGTTCCTGGTTCACGGGGGCCTTCGTCTCGCCCACCTCCGCCCAGGAGGGAGCCTGGCGGGCCATCGGGGCGGGCTCGGACGTGCTGGTGGTGGCCCCCACCGGCTCCGGCAAGACCCTGGCCGCCTTCCTCGCCGCCCTCGACCAGCTCGCCTCGACCCCGCCCCCGGCCGAGCCGAAGAAGCGCTGCCGGGTGCTGTACATCTCGCCGCTGAAGGCCCTGGCGGTGGACGTGGAGCGCAATCTCCGCAGCCCGCTGACCGGTATCCGGCAGGAATCGGTGCGCCTGGGCCTGCCCGAGCCGGAGATCCGGGTCGGGATCCGCTCCGGCGACACCCCGCCGGCCGAGCGGCGCGCGCTGGTGACCCGGCCGCCGGACATCCTGATCACCACGCCCGAGTCGCTGTTCCTGATGCTGACCTCAGCCGCCCGCGAGGCCCTGGCCGGGATCGAGACGGTGATCCTGGACGAGGTGCACGCGGTCGCCGGGACCAAGCGCGGCGCCCATCTCGCGCTGTCCCTGGAGCGGTTGGACGAGCTGCTGCCCCGCCCCGCGCGCCGGATCGGCCTGTCGGCGACGGTCCGCCCGGTGGAGGAGGTGGCCCGTTACCTCGCCCCGCGCGGCAAGGTGGAGATCGTCCAGCCGCCCTCCACCAAGGAGTTCGACCTGTCGGTGGTCGTCCCGGTCGAGGACATGGGCGAGTTGGGCGGCTCCCCCGCCACCGAGGGCAAGGAGGGCGGCGACAAGCCCTCCATCTGGCCGCACGTGGAGGAGCGGATCGCCGATCTGGTCCAGGCCCACCGGTCCACCATCGTCTTCGCCAACTCCCGCCGACTCGCCGAGCGCCTGTGCAACCGGCTCAACGAGATCGCGTACGAGCGGGCCACCGGCGGCCCGCTGCCCGAGGGCCCGCCCCCGGCCGAGATCATGGCCCAGTCGGGCGCCGCCCAGGGCGCTCCCCCGCTGCTGGCCCGCGCCCACCACGGTTCGGTCTCCAAGGAGCAGCGGGCGCTGGTGGAGGAGGACTTGAAGGCGGGCCGGCTGCCCGCCGTGGTCGCCACCTCCAGCCTGGAGCTCGGCATCGACATGGGCGCCGTGGACCTCGTCATCCAGGTGGAGTCCCCGCCGTCGGTGGCCTCCGGGCTGCAACGGGTGGGCCGGGCCGGGCACCAGGTGGGCGCGGTCTCCACCGGCGTCGTCTTCCCCAAGTACCGGGGCGACCTCGTCCAGGCCGCCGTGGTCACCGAGCGGATGCGCACCGGCTCGATCGAGTCCCTGCGGATCCCCTCCAACCCGCTGGACGTCCTCGCCCAGCAGCTCGTCGCGATGACCGCGATGGACACCTGGCAGCTGGACGACCTGCTCGCCCTGGTGCGCCGGGCGGCCCCCTTCGCCGCGCTGCCCGACTCGGCGTTCACGGCGGTGCTGGACATGCTGGCCGGCCGCTACCCCTCGGACGCCTTCGCCGAGCTCCGCCCCCGGGTGGTGTGGGACCGCGTCGCCGGGACGATCACCGGCCGGCCCGGCGCCCAGCGGCTCGCGGTCACCTCCGGCGGGACCATCCCGGACCGCGGCCTCTTCGGCGTCTTCCTGGCCGGAGCCGACCCGAAGAAGGGCGGCGGCCGGGTCGGGGAGCTCGACGAGGAGATGGTCTACGAGTCCCGCGTCGGCGACGTCTTCACCCTCGGCACCACCTCCTGGCGGATCGTGGACATCACCCGCGACCGCGTCCTGGTCACCCCCGCCCCCGGGGTCCCGGGCCGCCTCCCGTTCTGGAAGGGCGACCAGCTGGGCCGCCCGCTGGAACTGGGCCGCGCGGTCGGCGCGTTCCTGCGCGAGCTCGGCGGCCTCACCGCCGAGGACGCCCGGGTGCGGCTGCTGGCGGCGGGCCTGGACGCCTGGGCCGCCGAGAACGTCCTGTCCTACCTCGCCGAACAGCGCGAGGCCTGCGGCCACGTACCGGACGACCGGACCATCGTCGTCGAGCGGTTCCGCGACGAGCTCGGCGACTGGCGGGTCGTCGTCCACTCCCCGTTCGGCGCCCAGGTGCACGCCCCCTGGGCGCTGGCGCTCGGCGCCCGCCTCTCCGAGCGGTACGGGATGGACGCCCAGGTCATGCACGCCGACGACGGCATCGTGCTCCGCCTCCCGGACGCGGACCTGCTGAACATGGACCTGGACCTACTGGACCACGACCCGGCGCGAGGACCCTCCTCCGCCTCCTTCGACTTCGACGACGACAAGCCCCCGCTGGGCGCCGCGGACGTGGCCTTCGACCACGGGGACGTCCAGCAGATCGTCACCGACCAGGTGGGCGGCTCCGCGCTGTTCGCCTCCCGCTTCCGCGAGTGCGCGGCGCGCGCCCTGCTGCTGCCGCGCCGCAATCCCGGCAAGCGCACCCCTCTGTGGCAGCAGCGCCAGCGCGCCTCGCAACTGCTCCAGGTGGCCTCCGAGTTCGGTTCGTTCCCGATCGTGCTGGAGGCCGTACGGGAATGCCTGCAGGACGTCTTCGACGTGCCCGGCCTGACCGAGCTGATGGGGGACATCGAGGCACGCCGGGTCCGCCTGGTCGAGGTCACCACCGTCGAGCCCTCCCCCTTCGCCCGCTCCCTCCTCTTCGGTTACGTCGCCCAGTTCCTCTACGAGGGCGACTCGCCGCTCGCCGAGCGCAGGGCGGCCGCGCTGTCGCTGGACTCCCGGCTGCTGGCCGAGCTGCTCGGCCAGGCGGAGCTCCGCGAGCTGCTCGACGCGGAGGTGCTGACGGAGCTGGAGCGGGAGCTCCAGTGGATGACGGAGGACCGTCGGGCCAAGGACGCCGAGTCGGTGGCCGACCTGCTGCGCCTGCTGGGCCCGCTGACCCCGGAGGAACTGACGGCACGCGGCGCGGACCCGCAGTGGGCGCAGTCCCTCTCCGCATCCCGCCGGGCGATCCGGGTCCGGATCGGCGGCGCGGACCACTGGGCGGCCATCGAGGACGCGGGCCGGCTGCGCGACGCGCTGGGCACGGCGCTCCCGGTGGGCGTCCCGGAGGCGTTCACCGAGCCGGTGAAGGACCCGCTCGGCGACCTCCTGGCCCGGTACGCCCGCACCCACGGCCCCTTCACCACGGTCACCGCCGCCGCCCGCTTCGGGCTCGGCACGGCCGTGACGGACGGTGCGCTGCACCGGCTCGCGGCGGCCGGGCGGGTGGTCCAGGGCGAGTTCCACCCGGCGGGCATCGGTCAGGAATGGTGCGACGCGACGGTGCTGCGACGGCTGCGCCGCCGCTCGCTGGCAGCCCTGCGCCAGGAACTGGAGCCGGTCCCTCCCGCCTCCCTCGCCACCTTCCTCCCCCAGTGGCAGCACCTGGGCGGAGCCCTGCGCGGCGTCGACGGCCTGGCCCGCGCGATCGAGCAGCTCCAGGGCGCGGCGGTTCCCGCCTCCGCCCTCGAGCGCCTGATCCTCCCCTCCCGCGTGGCGGACTATTCCCCGACCCTCCTGGACGAGCTCACCACCACCGGCGAAGTGATTTGGGCCGGCGCGGGGGCCCTGCCGGGCAAGGACGGCTGGATCTCCCTCTACCTCGCGGAGGCGGCCCCCCTCCTGCTCCCCCAGCCCCACCCCCTGGAGCTCTCCCCGCTCCACGAAGCGGTCCTCTCCGCCCTCTCCGGCGGCTACGGCCTGTTCTTCCGCCAGCTCACCGACCGGGTCCGCGCACTGCACCCGGACGCCTCCGACGCGGACCTCTCCTCCGCTGTCTGGGACCTGGCGTGGTCGGGCCGCCTGACGAACGACACCCTGGCCCCCCTGCGCTCCCTCCTCGGCTCGGGCCGCACGGCGGGCGCCACCGCCCACCGCGCCCGCCGGACGATCCCCCGCGGCCGCTACGGCACCCTCACCACCCCTGCCTCCCGTACGGGCCCGCCCACGGTGTCGGGCCGCTGGTCCCTGCTCCCGGTCCACGCCGCGGACCCGACCCACCGCGCGCACGCCCTGGCCCGCACCCTGCTCGACCGCCACGGGGTGGTGACCCGGGGCGCGGTGGCCGCGGAAGGCGTGGAGGGCGGTTTCAGTGCGGTCTACCGGGTCCTGTCCGCCTTCGAGGACAGCGGCCAGGCCCGCAGGGGTTACGTGGTCGAAGGCCTGGGCGCGGCCCAGTTCGCCATGGACGGCGCGGTCGACCGTCTGCGCGCCGCCGAGCGGACCCCGCCCCCGCTGGCCGCCGTGGTCCTGGCAGCCGCCGACCCGGCGAACGCCTACGGCGCGGCCCTGCCCTGGCCGGAGCCCCCGTCCGGAGCCACCCACAAACCGGGCCGCAAGGCCGGCTCCCTGGTGGTCCTGGTCGACGGCGAGCTCACCCTCTACCTGGAGCGCGGCGGCAAGACACTCCTGGCCTGGCCCGACCCGGACGCCCCTCACCTCACGGCCGCCCTGACGGCCCTCACCACGGCCTCCCGCAAGGGCACGCTCCCCACCCTCACGCTGGAACGCATCAACGCGGCGCCCGCCCTCACCTCCCCCTACGCCCCGCCCGTAGAAGCCACCGGCTTCCACGCCACCCCCCAAGGCCTCCGCCTGCGCCACTGA
- a CDS encoding AraC family transcriptional regulator: MGTGTGADEGRREWARHWQYAELPGLDLLRAHYVRHTFPRHAHDGYVIAAVTGGVEEIGLPGDTLRAGPGSVVLINPEVPHTARAGVPEGWAYATLYPSRALITEVATEIGTLRGTPGFTADMVADPQASRAITEVHRAAEAGNALAADTLLRGVVARMLTRHAGPLPARTAGRAGAADAERARAVLEERMGEPPSLEQLAAELGTSPFALLRAFRDRYGMPPHTWLTDARVRRARRLLDAGIPPAEAAVTVGFTDQPHLNRHFTRIVGVPPGAYRRGRGGAGGGAGDSGPAARRDPSG; this comes from the coding sequence ATGGGGACCGGGACCGGAGCGGACGAGGGCCGCCGCGAGTGGGCGCGGCACTGGCAGTACGCGGAACTGCCCGGGCTGGACCTCCTGCGTGCCCACTACGTACGCCACACCTTCCCGCGCCACGCCCACGACGGGTACGTCATCGCGGCCGTCACCGGCGGCGTCGAGGAGATCGGCCTGCCGGGAGACACCCTGCGCGCCGGGCCCGGCAGCGTGGTCCTGATCAACCCCGAGGTCCCGCACACCGCCCGCGCCGGGGTCCCCGAGGGCTGGGCCTACGCCACCCTCTACCCGTCCCGGGCGCTGATCACCGAGGTCGCCACCGAGATCGGGACCCTGCGCGGGACCCCCGGCTTCACCGCCGACATGGTCGCCGACCCGCAGGCCTCGCGGGCCATCACCGAGGTCCACCGGGCCGCCGAGGCCGGCAACGCGCTGGCCGCCGACACCCTGCTGCGCGGGGTGGTGGCGCGGATGCTGACCCGGCACGCCGGGCCGCTGCCCGCCCGTACGGCGGGTCGCGCGGGGGCCGCCGACGCGGAGCGGGCACGCGCAGTACTGGAGGAGCGGATGGGGGAGCCGCCGTCGCTGGAGCAGCTCGCGGCGGAGCTGGGGACGAGCCCCTTCGCCCTGCTGCGGGCCTTCCGGGACCGGTACGGCATGCCCCCGCACACCTGGCTGACCGATGCCCGGGTCCGGCGGGCGCGCCGGCTGCTCGACGCGGGGATCCCGCCGGCGGAAGCGGCCGTCACCGTCGGTTTCACCGACCAGCCGCACCTGAACCGGCACTTCACCCGCATCGTGGGGGTGCCGCCGGGGGCGTACCGGCGGGGGCGGGGCGGCGCGGGGGGCGGCGCGGGGGATTCCGGGCCCGCTGCCCGCCGGGACCCCTCCGGCTAA
- a CDS encoding DUF4037 domain-containing protein, translating into MHEVIKEMADRLAEVPGVRGVMLGGSRARGEHRPESDWDLGVYYRGTLDLAALGALAGPDVEVAGPGGWGPWVNGGAWLRVDGVAVDWILRDLDRVERVWQDCREGRYEVGVQPGHPLGFWSPCYPGEVALGQVLADPAGELTALRTAVSAYPEPLRKSLIAGAWEAEFLAAGAAKGAARGDALYVSLCLSRAFGVLVQSLYAADRHWCLNEKGALSAAELLPSAPPAFGKRVRALLGAQGATPESLTATVTEARTLIEETRAGLV; encoded by the coding sequence ATGCATGAAGTGATCAAGGAAATGGCGGACCGGCTGGCCGAGGTGCCCGGCGTCCGCGGAGTCATGCTCGGCGGCAGCCGGGCCCGCGGCGAGCACCGCCCCGAATCGGACTGGGACCTCGGCGTCTACTACCGCGGCACCCTCGACCTCGCCGCGCTGGGCGCACTGGCCGGCCCGGACGTGGAGGTGGCCGGCCCGGGCGGCTGGGGCCCCTGGGTCAACGGCGGAGCCTGGCTGCGCGTCGACGGCGTGGCGGTGGACTGGATCCTGCGCGACCTGGACCGGGTGGAGCGGGTGTGGCAGGACTGCCGCGAGGGCCGCTACGAGGTGGGCGTGCAGCCGGGCCACCCCCTCGGCTTCTGGTCCCCCTGCTACCCGGGCGAGGTGGCCCTGGGCCAGGTCCTGGCGGACCCGGCGGGCGAACTGACGGCCCTGCGCACCGCGGTCTCGGCCTACCCGGAGCCCCTGCGGAAGTCCCTGATCGCCGGAGCCTGGGAGGCGGAGTTCCTCGCCGCGGGCGCCGCGAAGGGCGCGGCCCGCGGGGACGCCCTCTACGTCTCCCTCTGCCTGTCCAGGGCCTTCGGCGTCCTCGTCCAGTCCCTGTACGCGGCCGACCGCCACTGGTGCCTGAACGAGAAGGGCGCCCTGTCCGCGGCCGAGCTCCTGCCCTCCGCACCGCCCGCCTTCGGCAAGCGCGTAAGGGCCCTGCTGGGCGCCCAGGGCGCCACCCCCGAGTCCCTGACGGCAACGGTGACCGAGGCCCGCACCCTGATCGAGGAGACCCGCGCGGGGCTGGTTTAG
- a CDS encoding AzlC family ABC transporter permease encodes MAIQNEPDQVPDQVPDQVPGRELPGGALAVDKPRAAVVRDALGVGVAVGLSGFAFGVTAAGAGISTLQACVLSLLVFTGASQFALVGALAAGGNPFTAAAGAFFLGTRNAFYGLRLSQLLALPKGVRPFAAHWVIDETTAVALAQPDRKSARLGFTVTGLSLYVLWNLTTLLGALGAEAIGDTRAWGLDAAGPAVFLALLAPMLKTGTERAVAALALVLGLGLLPVLPAGVPVLIAALAAPIVLWMKGRRS; translated from the coding sequence ATGGCCATACAAAACGAACCCGACCAAGTGCCTGACCAAGTGCCCGACCAGGTACCCGGCCGGGAGCTTCCCGGCGGGGCGCTCGCCGTGGACAAGCCGCGCGCCGCCGTGGTCCGGGACGCGCTCGGCGTCGGCGTGGCGGTCGGGCTGTCCGGGTTCGCCTTCGGGGTGACCGCCGCCGGGGCCGGGATCAGCACCCTCCAGGCCTGCGTGCTGAGCCTGCTGGTGTTCACCGGGGCCTCGCAGTTCGCGCTGGTCGGGGCACTGGCCGCCGGCGGGAATCCGTTCACGGCCGCGGCCGGGGCCTTCTTCCTCGGTACCCGCAACGCCTTCTACGGACTGCGGCTGTCCCAACTGCTCGCGCTGCCCAAGGGCGTGCGCCCGTTCGCCGCGCACTGGGTGATCGACGAGACCACCGCCGTGGCCCTGGCCCAGCCCGACCGGAAGTCCGCGCGGCTCGGGTTCACCGTGACCGGGCTGAGCCTCTACGTCCTGTGGAACCTCACCACCCTGCTCGGCGCGCTCGGCGCCGAGGCCATCGGGGACACCAGGGCGTGGGGGCTGGACGCCGCCGGGCCCGCCGTGTTCCTCGCGCTGCTCGCGCCGATGCTGAAGACCGGCACCGAGCGGGCCGTCGCCGCGCTCGCCCTCGTCCTCGGGCTGGGCCTGCTGCCCGTGCTGCCCGCCGGGGTGCCCGTGCTGATCGCGGCGCTGGCCGCGCCGATCGTGCTGTGGATGAAGGGACGCCGCTCGTGA
- a CDS encoding AzlD domain-containing protein — MNVWIAIGLTVVGCYAVKLAGLLVPAGALERPAVRKLAALLPVALLAALTAQQTFATGQELVLDARAAGLAAAAVALLLRAPFLVVVAAAVAVTAGLRALGG, encoded by the coding sequence GTGAACGTCTGGATCGCCATCGGGCTCACCGTCGTCGGCTGTTACGCCGTCAAGCTCGCCGGACTGCTCGTCCCCGCCGGAGCCCTCGAGCGGCCCGCGGTGCGCAAGCTCGCCGCGCTCCTGCCGGTCGCGCTGCTCGCCGCGCTCACCGCGCAGCAGACCTTCGCCACCGGGCAGGAGCTCGTGCTCGACGCCCGCGCCGCCGGCCTCGCGGCCGCCGCGGTCGCGCTGCTGCTGCGGGCCCCGTTCCTCGTCGTGGTCGCGGCGGCCGTCGCCGTCACCGCGGGGCTGCGGGCCCTGGGAGGCTAG
- a CDS encoding DUF3046 domain-containing protein codes for MRLTIFWERMAEHFGAGYADSFARDHVMTELGGRTVHEALDAGWETKDVWRAVCSAVDVPASLR; via the coding sequence ATGCGGTTGACGATTTTCTGGGAGCGGATGGCCGAGCACTTCGGCGCGGGCTACGCGGACTCCTTCGCGCGGGACCACGTCATGACGGAGCTCGGGGGACGCACGGTCCACGAGGCGCTGGACGCGGGCTGGGAGACCAAGGACGTGTGGCGCGCGGTGTGTTCGGCGGTCGACGTGCCCGCCTCGCTGCGCTAG
- a CDS encoding AI-2E family transporter, with product MAASDETTDRPEDPQGTPPPRPAAPSAAGPVTEAPEVPVPVGVPAPADARMPRWLPRAVVLVLALVACFQLGSWAFHQLIGLLVNILIAFFLALAIEPAVARMAARGIRRGLATFLVFLGVFVAAAGFLVLLGSVLAGQIVDLVESFPGYLDSLIGSINDTFHTDLSRLEIQDSLLHSDWLQKYVQNSATGVLDVSATVLGGLFKLLTIGLFSFYFAADGPRLRRALCSVLPPAKQAEVLRAWEIAVTKTGGYLYSRGLMALISGIAHYILFAVLGVPYAPALAVWVGLVSQFIPTIGTYLAGALPMLIAFTVNPWYALYVLGFVVVYQQFENYVLQPKLTSKTVDIHPAVAFGSVIAGTALLGAVGALIAIPAVATMQAFLGAYVKRYALTGDADASTARARPRRRARMPGRP from the coding sequence GTGGCAGCCAGTGATGAGACGACCGACCGGCCCGAAGACCCCCAGGGCACGCCGCCGCCCCGTCCGGCGGCCCCCTCGGCCGCAGGCCCCGTAACGGAAGCGCCCGAGGTGCCGGTCCCGGTCGGGGTGCCGGCTCCGGCGGATGCCCGGATGCCGCGCTGGCTGCCGCGCGCCGTGGTCCTCGTACTGGCCCTGGTGGCCTGTTTCCAGCTCGGGAGTTGGGCCTTCCACCAGCTCATCGGGCTGCTCGTCAACATCCTGATCGCGTTCTTCCTCGCGCTCGCGATCGAGCCGGCCGTGGCCCGGATGGCGGCCCGCGGGATACGCCGCGGGCTCGCCACCTTCCTGGTGTTCCTCGGGGTGTTCGTCGCGGCCGCCGGATTCCTCGTCCTGCTCGGCTCGGTGCTCGCCGGGCAGATCGTCGACCTGGTGGAGAGCTTCCCCGGCTATCTCGACTCGCTGATCGGATCGATCAACGACACCTTCCACACGGACCTGTCCCGGCTGGAGATCCAGGACAGCCTGCTGCACTCGGACTGGCTGCAGAAGTACGTGCAGAACAGTGCGACCGGCGTGCTCGACGTGTCCGCCACCGTGCTCGGCGGACTGTTCAAGCTGCTGACGATCGGTCTGTTCTCCTTCTACTTCGCCGCCGACGGGCCGCGACTGCGCCGCGCCCTGTGCTCCGTACTGCCGCCCGCGAAGCAGGCGGAGGTGCTGCGGGCGTGGGAGATCGCCGTCACCAAGACGGGCGGGTACCTCTACTCGCGCGGGCTGATGGCGCTGATCTCCGGGATCGCGCACTACATCCTCTTCGCGGTGCTGGGCGTGCCGTACGCGCCCGCGCTCGCGGTGTGGGTGGGGCTGGTGTCGCAGTTCATCCCCACCATCGGCACCTATCTGGCGGGCGCGCTGCCGATGCTGATCGCCTTCACGGTCAACCCCTGGTACGCGCTGTACGTCCTCGGATTCGTGGTGGTGTACCAGCAGTTCGAGAACTACGTGCTCCAGCCGAAGCTGACCTCGAAGACGGTGGACATCCACCCGGCGGTGGCCTTCGGATCGGTCATCGCGGGCACCGCCCTGCTGGGCGCGGTCGGGGCGCTCATCGCGATCCCGGCCGTCGCCACGATGCAGGCCTTCCTCGGCGCGTACGTGAAGCGGTACGCGCTGACCGGAGACGCGGACGCCTCTACTGCCCGGGCCCGTCCGAGGCGCCGAGCACGGATGCCAGGGCGTCCGTGA
- a CDS encoding Clp protease N-terminal domain-containing protein: MTNPSVEPVRMTNPVRLDDLIEAIKKVHTDTLEQLSGAVVAAEALGDVADHLIGHFVDQARRSGASWTDIGRSMGVTRQAAQKRFVPKADKEGDAGLDPGQGFGRFTPRARNVVVTAQNEARAAGNTEIRTGHLVLGLLAEPDGLAAQAVAAQGIAAVDVRAAVTAALPPAVEEVPELVPFDASSKKALELTFREALRLGHSYVGTEHILLALLELENGTGPLSGLGVDKDGVENWVTDALASVLGASDGPGQ, encoded by the coding sequence ATGACGAACCCTTCGGTGGAACCCGTTCGCATGACCAATCCGGTACGCCTCGACGACCTCATCGAGGCCATCAAGAAGGTCCACACCGACACCCTGGAGCAGCTCAGCGGCGCAGTCGTCGCCGCCGAGGCCCTCGGGGACGTCGCCGACCACCTCATCGGCCACTTCGTCGACCAGGCCCGCCGCTCCGGCGCCTCCTGGACCGACATCGGCCGCAGCATGGGCGTCACCCGCCAGGCCGCCCAGAAGCGCTTCGTGCCCAAGGCCGACAAGGAGGGCGACGCCGGACTCGACCCCGGCCAGGGCTTCGGCCGCTTCACCCCCCGCGCCCGCAACGTGGTGGTCACCGCGCAGAACGAGGCCCGCGCCGCCGGCAACACCGAGATCCGCACCGGGCACCTCGTCCTCGGACTCCTCGCCGAGCCCGACGGGCTCGCCGCCCAAGCCGTCGCCGCCCAGGGAATCGCGGCCGTCGACGTACGCGCCGCCGTGACCGCCGCCCTGCCCCCGGCCGTGGAGGAGGTCCCCGAGCTGGTCCCCTTCGACGCCTCGTCGAAGAAGGCCCTGGAGCTCACCTTCCGCGAGGCCCTGCGCCTCGGCCACAGCTACGTGGGCACCGAGCACATCCTGCTCGCGCTCCTGGAACTGGAGAACGGTACGGGTCCGCTCAGCGGCCTCGGCGTGGACAAGGACGGCGTCGAGAACTGGGTCACGGACGCCCTGGCATCCGTGCTCGGCGCCTCGGACGGGCCCGGGCAGTAG
- a CDS encoding 2'-5' RNA ligase family protein: MTDATDATNTADTSDAADATNTTSSMFPAGRTALIVRIPEAEPAVRDWRDRIDPAARAGAGVPAHVSVLYPFLQESLIDASVHAGIAAALRPHLAFDLRFEGTGRFPGMLYLAPEPDAPLRRLTLAVTERWPQVRPYGGRYPDPVPHLTVAQRAREADLDAAEADLRGRLPLTTRVRAVDLVAFDGTAWHERARFTLREPDE; encoded by the coding sequence ATGACGGACGCCACGGACGCCACGAACACCGCAGACACCTCGGATGCCGCGGACGCCACGAACACCACCTCCAGCATGTTCCCCGCCGGCCGCACCGCACTCATCGTGCGGATACCCGAAGCGGAACCCGCCGTCCGGGACTGGCGGGACCGGATCGATCCCGCCGCCCGCGCCGGAGCCGGGGTGCCGGCGCACGTGAGCGTGCTCTACCCGTTCCTCCAGGAGAGCCTGATCGACGCCTCCGTCCACGCCGGGATCGCCGCGGCCCTGCGTCCCCACCTCGCCTTCGACCTGCGCTTCGAGGGGACCGGCCGGTTCCCGGGGATGCTCTACCTCGCCCCGGAGCCCGACGCCCCGCTCCGCCGGCTGACCCTCGCGGTCACCGAGCGCTGGCCGCAGGTCCGGCCCTACGGCGGCCGCTACCCGGATCCGGTCCCGCATCTCACGGTGGCCCAGCGCGCCCGGGAGGCGGACCTGGACGCCGCCGAGGCGGACCTGCGCGGCAGGCTCCCCCTCACCACCCGCGTCCGCGCCGTCGACCTGGTGGCCTTCGACGGAACGGCCTGGCACGAGCGCGCGAGGTTCACACTGCGGGAACCCGACGAGTGA